In the Nitrospirales bacterium LBB_01 genome, one interval contains:
- a CDS encoding PBP1A family penicillin-binding protein yields MVEKRAAQRVPRKEPAKPKKKRGFLSFLIGFIIMAIALSLGFGGGFLFWTLSDLPKIKMLEEYTPLQTSLVYSADNELLAELFIERRTFVPYHKIPNHVKKAFIAVEDARFYKHRGIDFVRIFGAMYEDIKAKSFVQGGSTITQQLAKMLFLKPERSLERKLKEATLSLQIERHYTKDEIIGLYLNQTYFGTRAYGIEAASYTYFGKSTSDLNIAEAALLAAIPKAPTTYSPFKNPQKSLQRRNFVLKRMLAAGFITDAQCEKAMKVPLPTNQHTRRYNAPYFIDYIKNELEDEYGERLYTAGIKIYTTLDYRLQKIAEKAVLFGVNNLAKRKRKNVQVALLAVDTQTGAIKAMVGGTDFWETQFNRVTQAIRQPGSSFKPVVYLTALNEGFTPDSTIMDAPISFTGSSKSDIWTPQNYDREYNGEVTLRYAIAHSLNAATVYLADKVGIKKVIETAKVLGIKNPVQPYMPSALGASDLTLLELTYAYAAFSSGNRYAPYSIVKITNKDGVPLQEMKTSYKNVIDENVDSELKELLRGVITSGTGNAAMALNKTVYGKTGTTDSFADAWFMGFDDRLAVGVWVGRDDHKPIGARETGAQAALPIWMEFMKNADYQ; encoded by the coding sequence ATGGTTGAAAAGAGAGCAGCACAGCGGGTGCCACGCAAAGAGCCTGCGAAGCCCAAAAAAAAACGGGGATTTCTTTCCTTTCTAATAGGTTTTATCATTATGGCTATAGCCCTGTCGCTGGGTTTTGGCGGCGGATTTTTGTTTTGGACTCTTTCTGATTTACCCAAAATCAAGATGCTTGAGGAATATACCCCTCTTCAAACATCCCTTGTTTACTCGGCAGATAACGAACTTCTGGCCGAGCTTTTCATAGAAAGACGAACCTTTGTTCCATACCATAAGATTCCCAACCACGTTAAGAAGGCATTCATAGCGGTAGAAGATGCACGGTTTTATAAGCACAGGGGAATAGATTTTGTAAGAATTTTTGGAGCAATGTATGAAGACATTAAGGCTAAGTCTTTCGTACAGGGCGGCAGCACCATAACACAACAGTTGGCCAAAATGTTGTTTTTAAAGCCTGAAAGGTCACTTGAGAGAAAGCTTAAGGAGGCGACACTTTCTCTGCAAATTGAGCGCCACTATACAAAAGATGAGATAATAGGGCTGTACTTAAACCAGACATACTTTGGCACACGTGCTTATGGCATTGAGGCGGCATCTTATACTTATTTTGGCAAATCTACCTCTGATTTGAACATAGCTGAGGCAGCTCTTTTGGCCGCCATACCCAAAGCTCCAACCACTTATTCACCGTTTAAGAATCCTCAAAAATCCCTGCAGAGGAGAAATTTTGTTCTTAAACGGATGCTTGCAGCTGGCTTCATAACCGACGCACAATGTGAGAAAGCTATGAAAGTACCCCTACCTACAAACCAGCACACAAGGCGCTACAACGCACCATATTTTATAGATTATATAAAGAACGAGCTTGAGGACGAATACGGCGAAAGACTCTACACCGCAGGTATTAAAATTTATACGACACTTGATTACCGTCTGCAAAAAATAGCGGAAAAAGCGGTTTTGTTTGGCGTGAATAATTTAGCTAAACGGAAACGGAAAAACGTTCAAGTGGCTCTCCTTGCCGTAGATACCCAAACCGGAGCAATTAAGGCGATGGTAGGAGGTACGGACTTTTGGGAAACACAGTTTAACAGAGTAACTCAGGCGATACGACAGCCGGGATCTTCTTTTAAACCGGTTGTCTATCTGACAGCCCTTAATGAGGGATTTACCCCTGACAGCACTATCATGGACGCACCGATAAGTTTTACCGGAAGCAGCAAGTCTGACATATGGACGCCTCAAAACTATGACCGTGAATATAACGGTGAGGTAACGCTGCGCTATGCCATTGCGCACTCATTAAACGCTGCCACTGTGTATCTTGCCGATAAGGTTGGAATTAAGAAAGTTATAGAGACAGCTAAAGTGCTTGGCATTAAAAATCCCGTACAACCCTACATGCCGTCTGCTCTTGGCGCCTCCGACCTGACTCTCTTAGAGTTGACTTATGCCTACGCTGCCTTTAGCAGTGGAAACCGTTACGCTCCATATTCCATAGTGAAGATTACCAACAAAGACGGCGTACCTCTTCAGGAGATGAAAACATCCTATAAGAACGTGATAGACGAAAATGTGGACTCAGAATTAAAAGAGCTTCTCAGGGGAGTAATAACGTCGGGTACCGGAAACGCAGCAATGGCGCTAAACAAAACTGTGTATGGTAAAACCGGCACGACAGATAGTTTTGCCGATGCGTGGTTTATGGGGTTTGACGACCGGCTGGCAGTTGGCGTATGGGTAGGGCGAG
- a CDS encoding response regulator encodes MESENILKRLSILCVEDEKAVEGIIYRYMKRRFGIVYMAYNGKDGLEMYLQHRPDIVITDNKMPIMDGITMSNLILEINNKQPIIITKSFIDDEDIRCNTYTIIKKPVDMIKLMDALYNYLRLV; translated from the coding sequence ATGGAATCTGAAAACATACTTAAGAGATTAAGCATCTTATGCGTAGAGGATGAGAAGGCAGTAGAAGGTATTATTTATAGATACATGAAAAGGCGATTTGGGATAGTGTATATGGCATACAATGGTAAAGATGGTTTAGAAATGTATTTACAACACAGGCCTGATATTGTAATAACTGATAATAAAATGCCAATTATGGATGGAATTACAATGTCAAATCTTATCTTAGAGATAAACAATAAACAACCGATTATTATAACAAAGTCTTTTATTGATGATGAGGATATTAGATGTAACACATATACAATTATTAAGAAACCTGTTGATATGATAAAATTGATGGATGCACTTTATAATTATTTAAGATTGGTATAA
- the fusA gene encoding elongation factor G, producing the protein MGNTEVGKIRNIALVGHSGSGKTTLTEALLLSAGVIGRMGTVSDGNTVSDFDPEEIERMASITSAVATFDYSGHKINVMDTPGFINFIEDARGCLRVADCAIIVIGAESGVKAETQKIWNYITEFETPAMVFVNEIDKENANFYSALEQAQDAFSIEPLPVMLPIGEAAAFNGYVDLLKMKAYIFKGTGFEETAIPSDMSEKAAEYRKKLVEVVAEADDALLEKYLETGELTDDEVINGVQDGVNRRCFLPVTCGSAEKNLCIKALLDSILFCVPSPADRVKYKPVTAKNLKDNSDVVLKPESAEHPAAYVLKTVADPYAGKLTIFRVFSGTFRPDTTIFNSSKGVKERIGQVLYMLGKKQTPAQVLGPGEIGVVAKLKETGTGDTLCNETTHVKLPDVKFAEPIISYAIEPKTKGDEEKVSSGLHRILDEDPTLRFHREDETNEMIISGMGQVHIEVTLHKLKRKFGVEVEMKTPTIAYRETITARAKAQGKYKKQSGGRGQYGDCWIEIEPLPRSSGFEYVDKVVGGSVPRQYIPAVEKGIVEKLKGGIIAGYPMVDIRVTIFDGSYHAVDSSEMAFKIAGSFAIKKAVADAHPVILEPVMKMEAVCPDENLGAVIGDLNSKRGKVQGMDSSPGGNQKVTALVPMSEMLTYANQLHSITSGRGLYTMEFSHYEELPQHLAQKIISERTKKDEEE; encoded by the coding sequence ATGGGAAACACCGAAGTGGGAAAAATACGTAACATAGCATTGGTAGGACACAGCGGCTCAGGTAAGACAACCCTCACAGAGGCTCTTCTTCTAAGTGCCGGAGTTATCGGTAGGATGGGAACTGTGTCAGACGGTAACACGGTCAGCGATTTTGACCCTGAGGAGATAGAGCGTATGGCCTCTATAACATCAGCCGTAGCAACGTTTGACTACTCCGGGCATAAGATAAACGTGATGGACACGCCGGGGTTTATAAATTTTATAGAGGATGCAAGGGGATGTTTGAGGGTAGCCGATTGTGCCATAATAGTGATAGGAGCAGAAAGCGGTGTAAAAGCCGAAACGCAAAAGATTTGGAACTATATCACTGAGTTTGAAACGCCTGCTATGGTTTTTGTTAATGAGATAGATAAGGAAAATGCGAACTTTTACTCAGCATTAGAGCAGGCTCAGGATGCCTTTTCAATTGAACCGCTGCCTGTGATGCTGCCAATCGGTGAGGCTGCTGCTTTTAATGGATATGTGGATTTACTTAAAATGAAAGCATATATCTTTAAGGGCACAGGTTTTGAGGAGACTGCAATTCCCTCAGATATGTCGGAAAAGGCAGCAGAGTACAGAAAAAAACTGGTAGAGGTCGTAGCTGAGGCAGATGATGCTTTGCTTGAGAAATACCTTGAAACCGGCGAGCTTACAGATGATGAGGTGATAAACGGTGTACAGGACGGTGTTAACAGACGGTGTTTTTTGCCTGTAACCTGCGGTTCCGCTGAGAAAAACCTGTGCATAAAAGCGCTTCTTGATTCAATTTTATTCTGCGTTCCATCTCCAGCTGACAGAGTAAAATATAAACCCGTAACGGCCAAAAATTTAAAAGATAATTCGGATGTTGTTCTTAAACCTGAGAGCGCCGAGCATCCCGCCGCTTATGTGCTAAAAACCGTAGCCGATCCTTATGCAGGGAAACTTACGATTTTCAGAGTTTTTTCGGGTACATTCAGGCCTGATACCACAATCTTTAATTCATCAAAGGGTGTAAAGGAGAGAATCGGTCAGGTATTGTACATGCTGGGTAAAAAGCAAACGCCAGCTCAGGTGCTTGGCCCAGGGGAAATCGGAGTTGTGGCAAAACTAAAAGAAACCGGCACAGGCGACACACTCTGCAACGAGACCACACACGTAAAGCTGCCTGATGTGAAGTTTGCCGAGCCTATTATATCGTACGCTATAGAGCCAAAAACTAAAGGGGATGAGGAAAAGGTCAGCTCCGGACTTCATAGGATTTTGGATGAGGATCCCACACTTCGCTTTCACCGTGAGGATGAGACCAATGAGATGATAATCTCCGGCATGGGACAGGTTCACATAGAGGTCACTCTTCACAAACTTAAGAGAAAGTTTGGAGTAGAGGTTGAGATGAAAACCCCGACGATTGCCTATCGTGAGACAATAACGGCGCGCGCTAAAGCACAGGGCAAGTACAAAAAGCAGTCCGGCGGTCGTGGGCAGTACGGAGACTGCTGGATAGAGATAGAGCCGCTTCCGCGCAGCTCCGGGTTTGAGTACGTGGATAAAGTCGTCGGTGGTTCAGTGCCAAGACAGTACATTCCGGCAGTTGAAAAAGGCATCGTAGAAAAGTTAAAGGGCGGTATCATTGCTGGGTATCCAATGGTGGATATTCGTGTAACTATCTTTGACGGCAGCTATCATGCTGTGGATTCCTCTGAAATGGCATTTAAGATAGCCGGCTCATTTGCCATTAAAAAGGCTGTTGCCGACGCTCATCCGGTAATTCTTGAGCCTGTTATGAAAATGGAGGCAGTATGCCCTGACGAAAACCTCGGCGCTGTAATCGGCGATTTAAACTCTAAGCGCGGCAAGGTTCAGGGAATGGATTCAAGTCCGGGCGGCAACCAAAAAGTCACAGCCCTTGTTCCCATGTCTGAAATGCTGACTTATGCTAACCAGCTTCACAGCATAACTTCAGGACGGGGACTTTACACTATGGAATTTTCACATTACGAGGAACTCCCTCAACATCTGGCACAAAAAATAATCAGCGAAAGAACGAAAAAAGACGAAGAAGAATAG
- a CDS encoding SoxR reducing system RseC family protein: MDETGVVKAVRGHIAIVEVQKTGTCQNCPQNDTCTDGEHVVEWEALNEAQARVGQRVVVVMRRYTYMKGTALVYGFPALALIAGAVLGKYFLAQYFRGTSPELISAISGLGAFAMLFAIASLISRKLERTTENKPVVTQIL, translated from the coding sequence ATGGATGAGACAGGTGTTGTAAAGGCAGTAAGAGGGCATATTGCAATTGTGGAGGTACAAAAAACTGGCACATGCCAGAATTGTCCTCAAAACGATACTTGCACTGACGGCGAACATGTTGTAGAATGGGAGGCGCTTAACGAGGCTCAGGCCAGAGTAGGTCAGCGTGTGGTTGTCGTTATGAGGCGCTACACCTATATGAAGGGAACTGCTTTGGTTTATGGATTCCCTGCGCTTGCACTTATTGCTGGGGCAGTTCTGGGAAAATATTTTTTAGCCCAATATTTTAGGGGTACATCGCCCGAGCTTATCTCTGCAATATCGGGGCTTGGCGCTTTTGCCATGCTTTTTGCCATTGCAAGCCTAATATCACGAAAACTGGAGAGAACAACAGAAAATAAACCCGTAGTGACACAAATACTTTAA
- a CDS encoding type II toxin-antitoxin system VapC family toxin: MKKAVIYVDTSVIGGCCDIEFQQWSRGLLSDFKSGTFTLLLSELIDAEIQDAPNEVKDIYSEFRDCTKEIHMVNSEAIELADV; the protein is encoded by the coding sequence ATGAAGAAAGCAGTTATTTATGTAGATACATCTGTGATAGGTGGATGTTGTGATATAGAATTTCAACAATGGTCACGTGGACTTCTCTCTGATTTTAAATCAGGGACTTTTACTCTATTGCTTTCAGAATTGATTGATGCTGAAATACAGGATGCACCAAATGAAGTTAAAGATATTTACAGTGAGTTTAGGGACTGTACCAAAGAAATTCACATGGTTAATTCAGAAGCAATAGAGTTGGCTGATGTTTAA
- a CDS encoding NADH:flavin oxidoreductase, with protein sequence MLLEKYNLKTIELRNRMVRSACYEKMADDDGFVTDRIFKLYKDLAVGGVGLIISGNTLVHRTGFTVDKILCAYDDKYIAGLSEIASVVHKEGGKIALQLTHGGRQSVPELLDSKENIAPSAVYEPFMRAMPREMTEGEIWEIIGAFALAAKRAQKAGFDGVQIHGAHGYLVSQFLSGYTNRRDDAWGGDEERRFTFVGEMLKAIRKEVGDAYPVFIKMNYDDYMQGGVTLPEALRTAKRLQSASIDAIEVSTSMYESKVKTARPKILEVTDEAYNRIAGMEFKKAVTVPIMVVGGVRSKSVAENILKEGYADLISFGRPLIRQPNLPALFEKGTERAACISCNGCMNYRKLPYVMCVQLNKHP encoded by the coding sequence ATGTTATTAGAAAAATATAACCTTAAGACAATAGAGTTAAGAAACCGGATGGTGCGTTCGGCTTGTTATGAGAAAATGGCCGATGACGACGGATTTGTTACAGATAGAATATTTAAACTATACAAAGACTTAGCTGTCGGCGGTGTAGGATTAATCATAAGCGGCAATACGCTGGTGCACCGCACTGGATTTACCGTGGATAAGATACTCTGTGCGTACGATGATAAGTATATTGCGGGGCTGTCAGAAATTGCCTCAGTGGTGCATAAAGAAGGCGGCAAGATTGCCCTTCAGTTAACTCACGGAGGCAGACAGAGCGTTCCCGAGCTTCTTGACAGTAAAGAAAATATTGCGCCATCGGCTGTGTATGAGCCGTTTATGAGAGCGATGCCCAGGGAGATGACAGAGGGTGAAATATGGGAGATTATAGGGGCATTTGCACTTGCCGCTAAAAGGGCGCAAAAGGCGGGTTTTGACGGAGTTCAAATTCATGGCGCACATGGATACCTTGTCAGCCAGTTTCTTTCAGGGTATACCAACCGGCGCGATGACGCATGGGGCGGCGATGAAGAGCGCAGATTTACTTTTGTAGGAGAGATGCTAAAAGCTATCCGAAAAGAGGTCGGAGATGCCTACCCTGTGTTTATAAAAATGAACTATGACGATTATATGCAGGGAGGCGTAACGCTTCCTGAGGCCCTAAGAACGGCAAAACGTCTTCAGAGCGCCTCAATAGATGCCATAGAGGTCAGCACCAGCATGTACGAATCTAAAGTTAAGACGGCAAGACCTAAAATACTTGAGGTCACGGACGAGGCGTATAATCGCATAGCAGGAATGGAGTTTAAAAAAGCGGTTACAGTGCCTATAATGGTGGTTGGAGGGGTTCGTTCCAAATCAGTAGCTGAGAATATTTTAAAAGAAGGATATGCCGACCTTATATCATTTGGCAGACCTCTTATCAGACAGCCCAATCTGCCGGCTTTATTTGAAAAGGGCACCGAGCGCGCAGCCTGCATCTCCTGTAACGGCTGCATGAACTATAGAAAGCTGCCTTACGTCATGTGCGTGCAGTTAAATAAACACCCGTAA
- a CDS encoding site-2 protease family protein, whose product MKAYAHVQKITALHVILFFLTLLSTIVAGMFQKGISPIKSPERFYEGLPFALTLLTILLAHELGHYISSVKHNTHATLPYFIPAPSIFGTFGAFIKMKSPIQTRTALLDIGASGPVIGFIFSVAASIIGLMGSKIVEISGNQGLILGDSILFTFMSKLILGTPPAGHDIMLNSVAFAGWIGLFITSLNLLPVGQLDGGHIAYAVTDIGHKWSSRVVVVVLFCMGILYWEGWLMWAFLMVVLKLHHPPVYFSDIPLDPSRKKVAFLSLLIFIVTFMPTPFIIND is encoded by the coding sequence ATGAAAGCATATGCCCATGTACAAAAAATAACGGCTCTGCACGTGATACTTTTTTTTCTGACGCTCTTGTCAACGATAGTTGCCGGTATGTTTCAAAAGGGTATAAGCCCGATTAAATCACCGGAGAGATTTTATGAGGGGCTGCCTTTTGCATTAACTCTATTGACGATACTTCTTGCACACGAACTTGGGCACTATATATCATCGGTCAAACATAATACACATGCAACGCTTCCTTACTTTATACCGGCACCCTCTATCTTTGGCACCTTTGGGGCATTTATAAAGATGAAATCTCCCATACAAACACGCACAGCGCTGCTTGACATTGGGGCATCAGGGCCGGTAATCGGGTTTATTTTCTCCGTGGCAGCCTCAATTATTGGGCTTATGGGTTCAAAAATAGTGGAGATATCAGGGAATCAGGGATTGATTCTTGGCGATTCAATATTATTTACATTTATGTCAAAACTTATACTTGGAACGCCTCCAGCCGGACATGACATAATGTTAAACTCAGTAGCGTTTGCCGGATGGATAGGTCTATTTATAACCTCGCTAAATCTGCTGCCGGTCGGGCAGCTTGACGGAGGCCACATTGCATACGCAGTAACAGACATCGGACATAAGTGGTCGTCAAGAGTGGTTGTGGTTGTGCTCTTCTGTATGGGAATTTTATATTGGGAGGGATGGCTAATGTGGGCTTTTTTAATGGTTGTGCTTAAGCTGCATCATCCTCCGGTTTATTTTTCAGATATACCGCTTGATCCTTCAAGAAAAAAAGTTGCTTTCCTGTCCCTGCTTATTTTTATAGTTACCTTTATGCCAACCCCTTTTATAATTAATGATTGA
- the rimO gene encoding 30S ribosomal protein S12 methylthiotransferase RimO, whose product MSAPAALIVTLGCPKNQVDSENLESLLNKHGIHTVSSVSDASVIIINTCGFIEDAKRESINEIISLTAEKASGKKILVFGCLAERYRDELMTEIPEIDAIWGVGKEDDIVRYCKTSDGLAEEKHGEKKTSSNLPYAYLKAAEGCNRKCSFCVIPAIRGGFRSFPIEEIVQKAKEHIDAGKRELILVAQDLTSYGSDTSSSLNTLIRKVAALAGDFWLRLLYLYPTSLTDELIACVRDEEKVLKYFDIPFQHSEERVLKAMGRGGSSTQYLKLIEKIRSEIPNAVFRTTFIVGHPGETHHDFTALTSFVNEAQFDHVGVFAYSDEEGTPSFGMTKKVSEKTKKTRIDDIMMLQAKISYEKNLKLIGGTYPALIDEVGEGVLIGRLQRHAPEIDGNVIIELNNGEKIDADILSGYINVTITDASEYDLTGKLFKLPMQLTLLIEKLDSCLRRNDKKTEY is encoded by the coding sequence ATGTCTGCCCCTGCCGCCTTAATAGTTACTTTGGGCTGCCCAAAAAACCAGGTGGACTCTGAAAATCTGGAAAGCCTTCTTAATAAACACGGCATTCACACGGTAAGCTCAGTCAGTGATGCCTCTGTCATAATTATCAACACCTGTGGGTTTATTGAAGATGCCAAACGTGAGTCCATAAACGAAATCATCTCACTGACGGCAGAAAAGGCCAGCGGCAAAAAAATTCTCGTCTTTGGCTGTCTTGCCGAGAGGTACAGGGATGAGTTGATGACTGAAATTCCTGAAATTGATGCAATCTGGGGAGTTGGAAAAGAGGATGATATTGTTAGATACTGTAAGACCTCTGATGGATTAGCAGAAGAAAAACATGGGGAGAAAAAAACATCATCTAATCTGCCCTATGCCTATTTAAAAGCAGCCGAGGGGTGCAATCGCAAATGTTCTTTTTGCGTAATACCTGCAATACGGGGAGGCTTCAGAAGTTTTCCAATTGAGGAGATTGTACAAAAAGCTAAAGAACATATAGATGCCGGAAAAAGGGAATTGATTCTTGTGGCACAAGACCTTACATCGTATGGCTCTGACACAAGCTCATCACTTAACACATTGATAAGGAAAGTTGCGGCACTTGCCGGCGACTTTTGGTTACGTCTTCTGTATCTATATCCGACCTCTTTAACCGATGAGCTTATAGCGTGTGTAAGGGATGAGGAGAAGGTGTTGAAATATTTTGACATCCCGTTTCAACACTCTGAGGAGCGAGTTCTTAAGGCAATGGGACGCGGCGGCAGCAGTACACAGTATTTAAAGCTGATTGAAAAAATCCGCTCAGAAATACCTAATGCCGTTTTTCGTACAACATTTATTGTGGGGCACCCCGGTGAAACTCATCATGACTTTACCGCCCTGACGTCTTTTGTAAATGAGGCACAATTTGACCATGTCGGCGTATTTGCATATTCTGATGAGGAGGGCACACCATCATTTGGCATGACAAAGAAGGTATCCGAAAAAACCAAAAAAACCCGAATTGATGACATAATGATGCTTCAGGCAAAAATATCTTACGAGAAAAATCTTAAGCTAATCGGCGGCACATACCCTGCTCTCATTGATGAGGTAGGAGAGGGTGTTCTTATCGGACGGCTGCAAAGACACGCTCCCGAAATAGATGGAAATGTTATTATAGAATTAAACAACGGTGAGAAAATTGATGCAGATATTTTGTCCGGTTATATAAATGTAACCATAACCGATGCCAGCGAATATGATTTAACAGGGAAATTATTTAAATTGCCTATGCAGTTAACTCTGCTAATAGAAAAACTGGATTCCTGCCTTCGCAGGAATGACAAAAAAACTGAGTATTAA
- a CDS encoding DUF2062 domain-containing protein — MIISKIKGACKQLIGIDDPPFLIALSFGIGVFFGFSPLYGIHTVLGLMAAWAFKLNKASVITGVYLSNPLTVIPIYTFGTWVGIKITGSTASLSDFNLKGLTLSNIEDTLESLLWPFMIGNTVLSVIAGFISFAILFYILKLRSKYRPVEANLLPDDKQ, encoded by the coding sequence ATGATCATTTCAAAAATTAAAGGCGCCTGCAAACAGCTTATTGGGATTGATGATCCTCCGTTTCTAATAGCTCTTTCTTTTGGCATCGGGGTATTTTTTGGATTTTCACCGCTTTATGGTATTCACACAGTTTTAGGCTTAATGGCAGCGTGGGCTTTTAAACTTAATAAGGCATCCGTAATAACAGGCGTATATTTGTCAAATCCACTGACAGTGATTCCCATATACACCTTTGGCACGTGGGTTGGTATAAAAATAACCGGCAGCACTGCCTCTCTATCTGATTTTAATCTTAAAGGACTAACGCTCTCAAACATTGAAGACACACTTGAGTCGCTTCTATGGCCTTTTATGATAGGCAACACCGTACTCTCTGTAATTGCTGGATTTATTAGTTTTGCAATTTTATTTTATATACTTAAACTTAGATCTAAATATAGACCTGTTGAGGCAAACCTACTGCCTGATGACAAACAATAA
- the thiL gene encoding thiamine-phosphate kinase — MDELSLVKRIRGGFLKPAVTGLIAGIGDDAAVINPPSGSLLVTTDAMMEGVHFDLSYCSLYQVGYKLVSVNVSDIYAMGARPLYMLLSLSIPPQSEVSENIDDFLTGMKNALDIYNTSLIGGDVTSSHSGLALSATVIGVAEKTPVMRTGAKPGDRVYVTGCLGDSAAGLHALQKIGKVVRIENSETIDYFPMSWDILKPLITRHLMPNVKPLPKTEHISSMMDISDGLAMDLRRLCAESGVGSRIYEKNLPLSDEMTTLCKHLNLNPLDLCLCGGEDYELLFTCSRGISVTDAVYIGDIVKGGSVTIETSDGNETELKDCGYDHFKN, encoded by the coding sequence GCGTATCAGGGGGGGCTTTTTAAAACCGGCTGTGACGGGACTCATTGCTGGGATTGGGGATGATGCCGCCGTTATAAACCCGCCGTCAGGCAGCCTTCTCGTAACTACGGATGCTATGATGGAGGGAGTTCATTTTGACCTTTCATACTGCTCCCTGTATCAAGTTGGCTATAAACTAGTCAGTGTAAATGTAAGCGATATATACGCTATGGGGGCACGCCCTCTCTACATGCTGTTGTCGCTGTCGATTCCCCCGCAATCTGAGGTTTCCGAAAATATTGATGACTTTTTAACCGGTATGAAAAATGCTTTGGACATTTATAACACATCACTGATTGGCGGAGATGTGACATCGTCCCACTCTGGGCTGGCACTGAGCGCTACTGTTATCGGAGTTGCCGAGAAAACTCCAGTTATGAGAACTGGCGCAAAACCAGGCGACAGGGTTTATGTTACAGGCTGTTTGGGAGACTCTGCGGCTGGATTACATGCCTTACAGAAAATTGGAAAAGTCGTACGTATTGAAAATTCTGAAACAATAGATTATTTCCCAATGTCATGGGATATACTAAAACCGCTCATTACAAGACACCTTATGCCAAATGTTAAACCGCTCCCAAAAACTGAGCATATAAGCTCAATGATGGATATAAGCGACGGACTTGCAATGGATCTGAGGCGGCTTTGCGCTGAGAGTGGGGTCGGCTCACGTATCTATGAAAAGAATCTGCCATTGTCTGATGAGATGACCACCCTTTGCAAGCACCTTAATCTTAACCCTCTTGATTTATGCCTTTGCGGAGGCGAGGACTATGAGCTGCTTTTTACATGTTCAAGAGGGATCAGTGTCACAGACGCCGTTTATATAGGAGATATAGTAAAAGGCGGCAGTGTTACAATTGAGACTTCTGACGGCAATGAAACAGAACTAAAGGATTGCGGGTATGATCATTTCAAAAATTAA